In Magallana gigas chromosome 1, xbMagGiga1.1, whole genome shotgun sequence, the sequence CTGTCTCTATCATTACTTGCAGTCGTATTTGTACGGACTAATAGTGGTACAAACTGTCTCTATCATTACCTGCAGTCGTATTTGCTCCCGGTGCTTGGGTTGATCCTCCGGGTACAGGAGCTACTGGTGTCCCCGGTCCCGGTCCTCCGAGGATTACAGCACGAGTCTGTACAGTCCTCCTCGTACCCACAGTCACACTCCTCGCCCTCCTCAACGATTCCGTTACCACAGAACGCCATACCAGAGTCTGcaatattcattgtataaataaTCTAAAATCCAATACCTCTTTGTATTGCCTACTTTATTGGCCAAAATCTGTTCAAATAGCCATTTCATTATGGCAGTTATACCTGTGACCTATGTTATCTGGTACTTGTGAAACAGTTGACCTACTCCTCTGAACTATGTTTATACCTGTGAGGTTTAGGTTACCTGTGACCTATAAATCAATACATGTGACCTACAAATCAATACCTGTGACCTACAAATCAATACCTGTGACCTACAAATCAATACCTGTGACCTACAAATCAATACCTGTAAAACAGTTGACCTACTCCTCTGAACTATGTTTATACTTGTGAGGTTTAGGTTACCTGTGACCAATAAATCAATACCTGTGACCTACAAATCAATACCTGTGAAACAGTTGACCTTTCCACTCCTTTGGTTGACGACAGCGTCGATGACGTGGGTGATGTTGTCAGCGCTGCAGGGTGAGAAATCGTCGTTGTTCTGGAGGTTTCCCTGTGTGGCGCTGGCAAACATGATATAGTTACCACCGCTAGACTGTGGATCAGAGGTTCCATAGGGGGCACACTGCTGCCCATCGTCATGCTATGTGacaaaattaaccaatcaaaaacTGTCTTATCGATAGAGCCAACTGAAGACTTATTAAAATCAATCATTAACCAAACTAAAAGACCAGAGGTCCCATATAGGTAGCACACTGTTCCATACAGGGCTTTTTTACTGTCCACTGGTTGCTTTAATAGCAAACATAAAACAAGTTATGCTAAAAATCTAAACCTATTTGACTTTCTCAAAtgcaaatttaataaaaagcCATGTcaaaagttcaccaggatataAAAGGTACAGGACCAAATCTCCAAAGATACCCTTCaagttttaaacaatttgatcatgtgaccaactAAATTCCCAGTTACCTTATTAACACGCTGTTTATTTCTTAGTTACAACTGAACACTGTTCGACATTCGGCACTGTCACCCACACCAGGTACTGGTATATGAACCCTTTGATTTCATTACAACGAATTGCACACCTGAAAATCGTGGCTGACGTGTAGTATTTCTTTCATTGTCTctggattttatgcatttatttcttatttaatgtgcatattctgtttgtaaataatgcattgacttGTTTATTTCATGTGAgtattctgtttgtaaataacgCATTGACTTGTTTATTTCATGTGAgtattctgtttgtaaataacgCATTGACTTGTTTATTTAATGTGCATAtcctgtttgtaaataatgcattgacctgtTTATTTAAtgtgcatattctgtttgtaaataatgcattgacttgttttgtttattcttcCCGCTTGACAAAAGTTCGtagaattttattatttcattgcgACCAAGTAACAAGGCGAGGTAAGTCGTCCATACAGGTGAGACATCTACAGTGAAATACTTCCAACTTCTTTGAGGTCAGCAGCTTATATAGAGGTTGTATATATAGCGgtgataaaagagaaatatggcggacattCCCTATTTACTAGCTGTGTTCAGCCTTATATCCACAAACAAAGTTTGTGGAGTCTGgtgataaaagagaaatatggtGGACATTCCCTATTTACTAGCTGTGTTCAGCCTTATATCCACAAACAAAGTTTGTGGAGTCTGgtgataaaagagaaatatggtGGACATTCCCTATTTACGAGCTGTGTTCAGCCTTATCTCCACCAACAAAGTTTGTGGAGTCTGgtgataaaagagaaatatggtGGACATTCCCTATTTACTAGCTGTGTTCAGCTTTATCTCCACCAACAAAGTTTGTGGAGTCTGgtgataaaagagaaatatggtGGACATTCCCTATTTACGAGCTGTGTTCAGCTTTATCTCCACCAACAAAGTTTGTGGAGTCTGgtgataaaagagaaatatggcggacattCCCTATTCATGAGCTGTGTTCAGCCTTATATCCACCAACAAAGTTTGTGGAGTCTGgtgataaaagagaaatatggtGGACATTCCCTATTTACTAGCTGTGTTCAGCTTTATCTCCACCAACAAAGTTTGTGGAGTCTGgtgataaaagagaaatatggtGGACATTCCCTATTTACGAGCTGTGTTCAGCTTTATCTCCACCAACAAAGTTTGTGGAGTCTGgtgataaaagagaaatatggcggacattCCCTATTCACGAGCTGTGTTCAGCCTTATATCCACCAACAAAGTTTGTGGAGTCTGgtgataaaagagaaatatggcggacattCCCTATTCACGAGCTGTGTTCAGCCTTATATCCACAAACAAAGTTTGTGGAGTCTGgtgataaaagagaaatatggtGGACATTCCCTATTCACGAGCTGTGTTCAGCCTTATATCCACAAACAAAGTTTGTGGAGTCTGgtgataaaagagaaatatggtGGACATTCCCTATTCACGAGCTGTGTTCAGCCTTATATCCACAAACAAAGTTTGTGGAGTCTGgtgataaaagagaaatatggtGGACATTCCCTATTCACGAGCTGTGTTCAGCCTTATATCCACAAACAAAGTTTGTGGAGTCTGgtgataaaagagaaatatggtGGACATTCCCTATTCACTAGCTGTGTTCAGCCTTATATCCACAAACAAAGTTTGTGGAGTCTGgtgataaaagagaaatatggtGGACATTCCCTATTTACGAGCTGTGTTCAGCTTTATCTTCACAAACAAAGTTTATAATTCTATAGATTTGGTAGCTACTGAATTGATTCCTTACATAAGattaattatgatttatttccTTCACTTACCGGACTTCCGAAGTTGTGGCCAACCTCGTGGGCGAACGTAAGCTGAGAGACGCGCGGGGCGACTCGTTTGTTGTAGTTGATGATGGTTACTATCCCCGTGTTGAGGCTCTTTCTGATTTGTTGGTTTCCCTCCGTGTACGACTTGTATTTCTCACATATCCCCCCTGCTGATGctacaaaacaattataatgcTGATCCATACAACTCTTACAATTATCTAAACAAGCATTCAGGACCTATTAacttatttgtaaatatcatcAACTTACACAAATGtcgataattttttaaatttttgtaattttaaattttaattttaatttttaacatcaaTCCAACCACAAAAGGTCTAACTAGACGTGACGCCAtgaaaaatgaatgtgttaccTGTGGGAGAGCCGACCCAGGCCAGCCCAAGGGTGCCGTGGGAGAAGTCGCGGTACGTGAAGATGTAGGCAAGACAGAACGCGTCATGATTGGTCAGTGAGTTCAGGTTCAGGAAGTTACTGACGTCGATGTTGGGCTGACAGAAGGCCGTCCTCTGAAGCTCGTTAGAACATTTCTCTGTTTCATCTGTCATTATCTGTAATAAACGGGTGTACATTAGTCTCTATTGGTGAATCATCTGTATCAGAGTATAAAATACTGACTGTCAAATTGACCAAGTCTTACTGTAGTTCTCTGAATCTGGAACTGAATTCCCTGGAAGCATGGGGCCGTACCCCGTAGCGGCTGGAACTTGGTGCGGACGTAGATCTCATTGAGTGCACTCACATGACTTGCAAAGAAGGACAGAATCTCATCCCGGGCGGCCACCTCATTCTGTAATCAGAGAAGACAATGaggttaataaataaatacatcagATACAATTGTACCTTAAAACTCTCCCCAAGGGAAAAATATAAATCTGTACAACTGTAAAATATATCAGCTACAATCGTACCAATCTACAAGTTTCAATATTTGAGCTacattatttatacaaaaatgtatgTGTCAATATTTCTGCTACAATACATCAGCTCCCATTGACTGTACAATATGATGCGTCTTAACTTGTTAAAAAGTGTGAGTTgtacaatattgaaaatatctGTAGTCTGTTCTACAATATTTTTGTCCTGCAATACCTGTGCTACAATATTTTTGTGCTACAATACCTGTGCTACAATATTTTTGTGCTACAATACCAGTGCTACAATATTTTTGTGCTACAATACCAGTGCTACAATATTTCTGTGCTACAATATTTTTGTGCTACCTGTTCTACAGTGTATTTGTTATAATTGTAGCATTGTACATTGAGATCTGCCATCAGAAGCTTGGGGTCTACATTACTAGTGGTATTACAGTAGCTACAGAATTTGTACTATGATTGTACTTACGTTGAGATCAGCCTATTTGTACTATGATTGTACTTACGTTGAGATCAGCCTATTTGTACTATGATTGTACTTACGTTGAGATCAGCCTATTTGTACTATGATTGTACTTACGTTGAGATCAGCCTATTTGTACTATGATTGTACTTACGTTGAGATCAGCCTATTTGTACTATGATTGTACTTACGTTGAGATCAGCCTATTTGTACTATGATTGTACTTACGTTGAGATCAGCCTATTTGTACTATGATTGTACTTACGTTGAGATCAGCCTATTTGTACTATGATTGTACTTACGTTGAGATCAGCCTATTTGTACTATGATTGTACTTACGTTGAGATCAGCCTATTTGTACTATGATTGTACTTACGTTGAGATCAGCCTATTTGTTCTATGATTGTACTTACGTTGAGATCAGCCTATTTGTACTATGATTGTACTTACGTTGAGATCAGCCTATTTGTACTATGATTGTACTTACGTTGAGATCAGCCTATTTGTACTATGATTGTACTTACGTTGAGATCAGCCTATTTGTTCTATGATTGTACTTACGTTGAGATCAGCCTATTTGTACTATGATTGTACTTACGTTGAGATCAGCCTATTTGTACTATGATTGTACTTACGTTGAGATCAGCCTATTTGTACTATGATTGTACTTACGTTGAGATCAGCCTATTTGTACTATGATTGTACTTACGTTGAGATCAGCCTATTTGTACTATGATTGTACTTACGTTGAGATCAGCCTATTTGTACTATGATTGTACTTACGTTGAGATCAGCCTATTTGTACTATGATTGTACTTACGTTGAGATCAGCCTATTTGTACTATGATTGTACTTACGTTGAGATCAGCCTATTTGTACTATGATTGTACTTACGTTGAGATCAGCCTATTTGTACTTTGATTGTACTTACGTTGAGATCAGCCTATTTGTACTATGATTGTACTTACGTTGAGATCAGCCTATTTGTACTATGATTGTACTTACGTTGAGATCAGCCTATTTGTACTATGATTGTACTTACATTGAGATCAGCCTATTTGTACTTTGATTGTACTTACGTTGAGATCAGCCTATTTGTACTATGATTGTACTTACGTTGAGATCAGCCTATTTGTACTATGATTGTACTTACGTTGAGATCAGCCTATTTGTACTATGATTGTACTTACGTTGAGATCAGCCTATTTGTACTATGATTGTACTTACGTTGAGATCAGCCTATTTGTACTATGATTGTACTTACGTTGAGATCAGCCTATTTGTACTATGATTGTACTTACGTTGAGATCAGCCTATTTGTACTATGATTGTACTTACATTGAGATCAGCCTATTTGTACTATGATTGTACTTACATTGAGATCAGCCTATTTGTACTTTGATTGTACTTACGTTGAGATCAGCCTATTTGTACTATGATTGTACTTACGTTGAGATCAGCCTATTTGTACTATGATTGTACTTACGTTGAGATCAGCCTATTTGTACTATGATTGTACTTACGTTGAGATCAGCCTATTTGTACTATGATTGTACTTACGTTGAGATCAGCCTATTTGTACTATGATTGTACTTACATTGAGATCAGCCTATTTGTACTTTGATTGTACTTACGTTGAGATCAGCCTATTTGTTCTATGATTGTACTTACGTTGAGATCAGCCTATTTGTACTATGATTGTACTTACATTGAGATCAGCCTAATTGTACTTTGATTGTACTTACGTTGAGATCAGCCTATTTGTACTATGATTGTACTTACGTTGAGATCAGCCTAATTGTACTATGATTGTACTTACGTTGAGATCAGCCTATTTGTACTATGATTGTACTTACATTGAGATCAGCCTTGAACTTGTTGAACAGTGTGGGGTCGGATCTCATATACAGGATACAGGTATTCTTGACCCCCATGCTGCACGAGCCGACCTCTCGCTTATCTCGTGACTCAAACATGTTATTCTCGGCCGAGTATTTGTTGTGCTGCATTGCCTCTTTGTAACTATAGTAGGACTGCAATAGTCAAAACAGATAGTTATGCAAATAGTTATAGTCAAAACAGATAGTTTAGCAGATAATTAAGACAGTTAAGAAGATAATTTGACTCCTCTTACAAATCAGtgtatttacattaatttgtCTTGTCTTAAATTTAGAAAGActgaaataattgataaatatctCAGTAATAAACCTGCTTCTCTTAATTTGTGCCTGTAGATACCATCTCCTTGTTTTCGTGTGATAGGGatgtaaaaatgtaatacatgtactgtatacagggaaatatttgcccccattTATTTTCGCCCCCTTTCGCCCTTGTTGTCGGGGTGCGAATTTaggactgggcgaattccaatgtcccTGGCCAAATCATCTCTTTAATACAGATTGAAGTGTatctgggcgaatttaagacaaGCAAAACCTTTGTAAGTGTAGAAGGGTAAAAATAGACTGTATACagtaatcaaattaaattacTAGTCTATGTCGGTCATATGAAACAAGGGCTGACTACTATGatgagaaatctttgaaaaaatcagCAAGATTACCGACCCTTTTGTTGCGAATGTTGACCTCTGCCTCCGTTTGGTGAACCATCCAGTCGCGGTATTTATCCAGCGCACACCACCCCGCATCAAAGTCTGCCTCGCGTTTGTGTCTACAATAAATGTTAACATCTgttcactaataaatattaattttatcatgtttatgcatgtagtaatgtcaaaattttcatagagatatgaacttggttgatCACATAATTTTAAAGTCTTGTGAAGCCTGATGCCTCAAAGTCAGGTTTAGCGGTGTCTGCAGTCAGACCAACCAACATTACAACCAATTTAACAATAATTATTGCCATTTACATTTCTAGACAGCTGGAATTGCAAAACATAAAGTTCAAGGCCGATTGAATGGATGTTCTATGATgcattatcaaatgaaaaaatatttaaattttaactgtGAAAGAAACCAACACAGCAAACCAAGAACGATAAGACACATGGAATAAGGTGATGTTAGGTCTATGTCTACATGACAGAGTGTTTGGGTTTACAGTAACTCACCTAAATGGGTCAATATCTACATGCTCGTCTCTATAAATAACTGAGTGGTAAGGTAATTTCTCCGCTTCCTTCAGACCGTAAAACCTGTACGCTGGCTCAATGTGGTACACGGTGTCGTCCGGGATTCGAACCGTTCCGCGGAAAATTCCCAGAATCACCGCTCCATGGACGTGACTTCCAGGCTCCCCTGTAAACAGAAGGGTGTGGTCACTGTTGGCCAATCAGATTTCACAAACAGGCCCCTGTCACCAGAgattatactgtggaatcattagaattcaagTGGTCACAGGATTATTTTTAGTAGTTTTTGTGGGTAGCCCTCACCAaagaatttacatgtacatcctcCACAAACACTAATAATGAAAGATTTAGTTTTCGTACTGAAACAGAAAactgacgcatccacgaaattacatccccacaaataagcaaaaaattcCTTAATCCACGAAAACAGaccccacgaaattaaataattccacagtatttcTTTATATCATAAGATAGTTCTCTGAACCACaatgataaaatttattattatagtACAGGAAATTCCCCTTCTATAAGAAGAAATATCTCTAATGGCAGGTACTTGTGGATTTTCACTTAAAAATAGCTTTTGAATGACACAATATTAGTAGTTACTTCCCCTTGGCAGCCATGTTGTGGGTGAGACAATATTCCTTCATTACTCAATTTCAACTTGTCTTACTGAGCAGTTTGATGCAGAATGGATATTGTTTTTCTGATAAATAAACACTTGTTACATAAAAAGCTTCCTTCAATCTTTAATTAGCTAAATACTAGTATGTTGTTGAGATTTTTTCACAGTATATTTCtgacaaattcatttaaaattagttGCTATATATAAGAGAATATTGCTCAGTTTGACCTCCAAAGGAAAATAGTTCTCAATCATTTCTCATCAATTACCAAAATTACAGGAACCTGTATTCACCTTTTTGAAGATAGCCTGATACAAACAAGAAATTGACAGTCCATATAAATTCTGGATTATCCAATATATCATAATTTGAATCCTACTGATACCTTGTATATTCACCAAATATATGCAAATTAGAAAAACAAAGAGAGACCTTCAACAGATGACTGAGAGataataacattatttatgAATCATAATATTCTTGCCTAAGGCTCAGATGTTCAAGATTCAGATTAACCcactatttttaatttttaaagttagATTATTTTACTTTACTTTATATCTAATCCATTTATATCAGTGGATTAACTGTCAAAGAATAAAGAGCCATGCCGGCCACCCattacaaaatgataaaaaatttaatttaaataacgTATCATTATCGCCAGTTAGAACATTAGCcatcatttaatttaataacaGTATGTAGGATGGTCCTTTATTGCACTAAGCACATATTCATCAACAGTTATTACAGAGCTACAAGTATTTTAAGGGTGCATTCACtgttatattttaatacaaGCTTCTTTTGTACTGAAAAAGGATTGATACAAAATGTTCCTCTTATATCTTTGTATATAAggccaaacaaaaaaatatgtttgtttactgttacatgctgaaaaaaaatagggtcggtaggtaggattttttttttattttatttatttatttttttttttttactcaactTCAGAAACGTCACATACATGAAATTATTGTGACAGCTCGAATATATCACTTTCTAAGTGACAATTTTTTACGAAAATTGGCATAAACATTGAGGAATcccaaacaaataattaaacaaagtaatattgaaagttaattaaatattttgtttacgacggTAGAAAAACAGGGTACCTGGCGCAGGCATAATCTCGAAGACtaaaaaacttgaacatcccaTTTCAAAGTgtccgtagaattacagttaatgataaaagaaatcaaattaaatatgttcatgttAAATATGTTTTGCTATATTTTGCGACTAACTTTTGATTACGTTTCACTAATTTTCGAgatgaaatacggatatggtacaaacatatttaccaagcaatagaAAATATGACAACgacattacattgaattttgacctCAAGACGGCACATCGAATATACATCAAACTTgtggaaatctcagaagaagacctttAAGGCCACACAATTCCTTAAACCAAAACTATACGATAACCAGGGATACAGAGCTTcagtttatcatattttttcactgattgtttaactagaattaaGACAAATAGACTAAACATCCAGTACTGTTTACACACTAACTGTTGTtaacagttctaaaataaaaacaagcaggagacattcacagtaatttgATTTTAGGGTAAACAGaactcaaaataaaaatcaagaatgagagaaaatgtaaaggatgacatcttgaaatcaaaacaaaagatgagaaataaaaaataattcttatttccagtcgtttgtaaggtgtttaaacaCAGGAGCAAtgagaagcgttaaaatgacgttgcgaaaagtttgcggttgcgctGGGTCACTGGACGCAGGCACGTTGATCCACTTACCAAAaatgatctattcatgccatggaaaagaaaagttttacattgataaactctattatgatttacattttggtgaaatttcaaagGTTTATTTCTTTTcctaaaagaataagagaaatgtctcaataatttccgaacaaccctcgtaaacTGATAATACTAAACTGTTTTGCCATTGTGTCATGCTTACTTTTGTTTGCCACATGCACCCCTgtgaatgttattgtcatttaaattttagaccacttggttttatttgaccctttcagtttcgtagtaaaaatcgtgcctcgtatttatagtctattttatagaatctaggtacttgttatcaaatataaaatctagaggtttattgattttaaactttatcttcattaattggtggataaaatgtgttctagaaataaattagacaatacaaaaaaaatagtttatgtctgctgttgcaacaattaacatgcttagtagagaACTCCCCTGGGGATAAATTTTCGATttgcgcctgacctagtaatagtaTCAATAGAGCAACagactatatatttttatgcagaatgttccttgaaaatggctcgatatgctaagtatttatacattataataaaacagacacccattatttttttaaaaaacatgatattgcacatcacaagcatcaaacatgacCATGATAGAGATGTGCAAAAAtggatttaaaatgatttttgaggATAATTTTAGGGAAATAAATTCAAGAAATTGAAAGATAACACCACAGATGTCTGGTGTTTAATATCGGTTGGATAGCGAAATAATGAAAATCTAGAAAACTCGTTGACATCCTGTCGCTACGCTCACGAAGCTCACTGGTAGGATGTTGCCagtttctcatttattttcaagaaattgataaaatcgccgACTCCTGTGGTCAAAACTATCCTGCCTCCATGTTGTTTGCCTGGTACTTCAAAATCGGGAACCTTTTCATTTCCCCCATGTTATCGATCGAACACCTGGATAAATGTCATGTAATTTGGCAATGCCGTTATTAACTGCATTTGCTTTATGTGTGCGCATTCTTAAAACTGCAGAGAACATGTGGACGTAGATATAAtcaccatgttttttttttcactttcgatTTCGATTTCAAACGCTTGACCGATTaagatgaatataaaatttaaacgtaCCCACGTGCGACTTCCGGATTTCTAACGATGGATAAAAACAATTAGGGTCGGCGATTAAatatagggtcggtcgggaaaccgtaaacaaacatatttttttgttaggcctaatGCAAAGGAAGGTTGGGTATTTGTAAAGTAAAACTGATCATTGTTTAGCCGTCATAAAATATGCTTCAGgataaattcaattaaatgcAATTCGTTTTCAAACcatataaaaatagaataagGGGGAAAATGCACCAAGGATTGCGGATACAAAACTCAAAACTCACAGGATAAAAATCAAAGACCATCACAAATCAAAGACCGTCACAAATTAAACaccgtttgaaaaaaaatcctattgTGACATGAATACTCACCCACTACGGTTCCGTCGTAGA encodes:
- the LOC105346795 gene encoding disintegrin and metalloproteinase domain-containing protein 10 isoform X1; this encodes MWILSGLLLVCFMAPCFTEMRPLDDYIKHYEKLSYDTRSLHNRHMRTKRSSGTTPLELKFKAHNRDFHLRYLIMFNVFRFPRDFHLRLTPSTSLFTKSFTSTHNNGTLDPVDISFIYDGTVVGEPGSHVHGAVILGIFRGTVRIPDDTVYHIEPAYRFYGLKEAEKLPYHSVIYRDEHVDIDPFRHKREADFDAGWCALDKYRDWMVHQTEAEVNIRNKRSYYSYKEAMQHNKYSAENNMFESRDKREVGSCSMGVKNTCILYMRSDPTLFNKFKADLNNEVAARDEILSFFASHVSALNEIYVRTKFQPLRGTAPCFQGIQFQIQRTTIMTDETEKCSNELQRTAFCQPNIDVSNFLNLNSLTNHDAFCLAYIFTYRDFSHGTLGLAWVGSPTASAGGICEKYKSYTEGNQQIRKSLNTGIVTIINYNKRVAPRVSQLTFAHEVGHNFGSPHDDGQQCAPYGTSDPQSSGGNYIMFASATQGNLQNNDDFSPCSADNITHVIDAVVNQRSGKVNCFTDSGMAFCGNGIVEEGEECDCGYEEDCTDSCCNPRRTGTGDTSSSCTRRINPSTGSKYDCSPTQGPCCTTSCSFVPSSNNMICRTKTDCMKQQTCSGNNASCPDSVKEPDLKYCNEYSQVCKQGFCTGSLCLKVGTPENGTFPGVWEECFVTLPGDLTVQQKEQLCYLACKKNDSDAVCYATNENLDSSNALYVLLQDVNQRKQSSGGIKLTAGSPCNNYQGYCDVFSRCRGVDNEGPLQRLKNLIFNEKTLANIKNWIIEYWWAVLLMAIGLILFMGLFIKFCAVHTPSSNPNAKPALKLTDTLRRRRRHPEQQYRAQNHDTQYPLIVGPSGPPPPYSAHGGPPQGHRKGAGAKGGRYNNLEMRKV
- the LOC105346795 gene encoding disintegrin and metalloproteinase domain-containing protein 10 isoform X2, with the protein product MWILSGLLLVCFMAPCFTEMRPLDDYIKHYEKLSYDTRSLHNRHMRTKRSSGTTPLELKFKAHNRDFHLRYLIMFNVFRFPRDFHLRLTPSTSLFTKSFTSTHNNGTLDPVDISFIYDGTVVGEPGSHVHGAVILGIFRGTVRIPDDTVYHIEPAYRFYGLKEAEKLPYHSVIYRDEHVDIDPFRHKREADFDAGWCALDKYRDWMVHQTEAEVNIRNKRSYYSYKEAMQHNKYSAENNMFESRDKREVGSCSMGVKNTCILYMRSDPTLFNKFKADLNNEVAARDEILSFFASHVSALNEIYVRTKFQPLRGTAPCFQGIQFQIQRTTIMTDETEKCSNELQRTAFCQPNIDVSNFLNLNSLTNHDAFCLAYIFTYRDFSHGTLGLAWVGSPTASAGGICEKYKSYTEGNQQIRKSLNTGIVTIINYNKRVAPRVSQLTFAHEVGHNFGSPHDDGQQCAPYGTSDPQSSGGNYIMFASATQGNLQNNDDFSPCSADNITHVIDAVVNQRSGKVNCFTDSGMAFCGNGIVEEGEECDCGYEEDCTDSCCNPRRTGTGDTSSSCTRRINPSTGSKYDCSPTQGPCCTTSCSFVPSSNNMICRTKTDCMKQQTCSGNNASCPDSVKEPDLKYCNEYSQVCKQGFCTGSLCLKVGTPENGTFPGVWEECFVTLPGDLTVQQKEQLCYLACKKNDSDAVCYATNENLDSSNALYVLLQDVNQRKQSSGGIKLTAGSPCNNYQGYCDVFSRCRGVDNEGPLQRLKNLIFNEKTLANIKNWIIEYWWAVLLMAIGLILFMGLFIKFCAVHTPSSNPNAKPALKLTDTLRRRRRHPEQQYRAQGPSGPPPPYSAHGGPPQGHRKGAGAKGGRYNNLEMRKV
- the LOC105346795 gene encoding disintegrin and metalloproteinase domain-containing protein 10 isoform X5, with the protein product MWILSGLLLVCFMAPCFTEMRPLDDYIKHYEKLSYDTRSLHNRHMRTKRSSGTTPLELKFKAHNRDFHLRYLIMFNVFRFPRDFHLRLTPSTSLFTKSFTSTHNNGTLDPVDISFIYDGTVVGEPGSHVHGAVILGIFRGTVRIPDDTVYHIEPAYRFYGLKEAEKLPYHSVIYRDEHVDIDPFRHKREADFDAGWCALDKYRDWMVHQTEAEVNIRNKRSYYSYKEAMQHNKYSAENNMFESRDKREVGSCSMGVKNTCILYMRSDPTLFNKFKADLNNEVAARDEILSFFASHVSALNEIYVRTKFQPLRGTAPCFQGIQFQIQRTTIMTDETEKCSNELQRTAFCQPNIDVSNFLNLNSLTNHDAFCLAYIFTYRDFSHGTLGLAWVGSPTASAGGICEKYKSYTEGNQQIRKSLNTGIVTIINYNKRVAPRVSQLTFAHEVGHNFGSPHDDGQQCAPYGTSDPQSSGGNYIMFASATQGNLQNNDDFSPCSADNITHVIDAVVNQRSGKVNCFTDSGMAFCGNGIVEEGEECDCGYEEDCTDSCCNPRRTGTGDTSSSCTRRINPSTGSKYDCSPTQGPCCTTSCSFVPSSNNMICRTKTDCMKQQTCSGNNASCPDSVKEPDLKYCNEYSQVCKQGFCTGSLCLKVGTPENGTFPGVWEECFVTLPGDLTVQQKEQLCYLACKKNDSDAVCYATNENLDSSNALYVLLQDVNQRKQSSGGIKLTAGSPCNNYQGYCDVFSRCRGVDNEGPLQRLKNLIFNEKTLANIKNWIIEYWWAVLLMAIGLILFMGLFIKFCAVHTPSSNPNAKPALKLTDTLRRRRRHPEQQYRAQQPRATSKI
- the LOC105346795 gene encoding disintegrin and metalloproteinase domain-containing protein 10 isoform X4 gives rise to the protein MWILSGLLLVCFMAPCFTEMRPLDDYIKHYEKLSYDTRSLHNRHMRTKRSSGTTPLELKFKAHNRDFHLRYLIMFNVFRFPRDFHLRLTPSTSLFTKSFTSTHNNGTLDPVDISFIYDGTVVGEPGSHVHGAVILGIFRGTVRIPDDTVYHIEPAYRFYGLKEAEKLPYHSVIYRDEHVDIDPFRHKREADFDAGWCALDKYRDWMVHQTEAEVNIRNKRSYYSYKEAMQHNKYSAENNMFESRDKREVGSCSMGVKNTCILYMRSDPTLFNKFKADLNNEVAARDEILSFFASHVSALNEIYVRTKFQPLRGTAPCFQGIQFQIQRTTIMTDETEKCSNELQRTAFCQPNIDVSNFLNLNSLTNHDAFCLAYIFTYRDFSHGTLGLAWVGSPTASAGGICEKYKSYTEGNQQIRKSLNTGIVTIINYNKRVAPRVSQLTFAHEVGHNFGSPHDDGQQCAPYGTSDPQSSGGNYIMFASATQGNLQNNDDFSPCSADNITHVIDAVVNQRSGKVNCFTDSGMAFCGNGIVEEGEECDCGYEEDCTDSCCNPRRTGTGDTSSSCTRRINPSTGSKYDCSPTQGPCCTTSCSFVPSSNNMICRTKTDCMKQQTCSGNNASCPDSVKEPDLKYCNEYSQVCKQGFCTGSLCLKVGTPENGTFPGVWEECFVTLPGDLTVQQKEQLCYLACKKNDSDAVCYATNENLDSSNALYVLLQDVNQRKQSSGGIKLTAGSPCNNYQGYCDVFSRCRGVDNEGPLQRLKNLIFNEKTLANIKNWIIEYWWAVLLMAIGLILFMGLFIKFCAVHTPSSNPNAKPALKLTDTLRRRRRHPEQQYRAQNHDTQYPLIVQPRATSKI